One genomic segment of Echeneis naucrates chromosome 18, fEcheNa1.1, whole genome shotgun sequence includes these proteins:
- the LOC115058887 gene encoding cerebellin-1 — protein sequence MACLRLPSLPNFTPRSAFFVGLLLLVLWGPSEVSCQNDTEPIVLEGKCLVVCDSTPSAEPSGNALGMSVRSGTGRVAFSAIRNTNHEPSEMSNRTMTIYFDQILVNVGSHFDPARSIFVAPRKGVYSFSFHVVKVYNRQTIQVSLVLNGWPVISAFAGDQDVTREAATNAGLVMMERGDKAYLKLERGNLMGGWKYSTFSGFLVFPL from the exons ATGGCCTGTCTGCGTCTTCCCTCGCTGCCGAACTTTACGCCCCGCTCGGCCTTTTTCGTCGGATTGCTGCTTCTCGTCCTTTGGGGTCCCTCGGAGGTCAGCTGCCAGAATGACACGGAGCCGATTGTGTTGGAGGGGAAATGTCTGGTGGTGTGCGACTCCACCCCGTCCGCGGAGCCGTCGGGTAACGCTCTGGGCATGTCGGTGAGGTCAGGAACCGGAAGGGTGGCGTTTTCAGCCATCCGGAATACCAACCACGAACCTTCAGAGATGAGCAACCGCACCATGACCATCTACTTCGACCAG ATCTTAGTAAATGTTGGCAGCCATTTTGATCCAGCGAGGAGCATCTTTGTGGCCCCAAGAAAAGGAGTCTACAGTTTCAGCTTTCACGTGGTCAAAGTTTACAACCGGCAGACGATACAA gtgagTTTAGTTCTCAACGGCTGGCCGGTGATCTCGGCCTTCGCAGGTGACCAGGATGTGACCCGAGAAGCCGCCACCAACGCCGGGCTGGTGATGATGGAGAGAGGGGACAAGGCTTACCTCAAACTGGAGAGGGGGAACCTGATGGGAGGGTGGAAGTACTCCACCTTCTCCGGGTTTCTGGTGTTCCCCCTGTAG
- the LOC115058891 gene encoding complement C1q-like protein 3, translating to MSAFSVVINTGGAFGPFCDHRTLIYNKVLTNIGNAYDPATGIFTAATPGLYYFTYLYHAGGEHRSELLLYKNNEIVARASDHSSKCGDTADNGGNAVVLQLIAGDKVYVRMSANTHIWAANDTTTFSGFLIKMC from the exons ATGTCGGCTTTCAGTGTGGTAATAAACACAGGAGGGGCCTTTGGACCGTTCTGCGACCACAGAACTCTGATCTACAACAAAGTGCTAACAAACATCGGTAATGCCTACGATCCAGCTACAG GTATCTTCACTGCAGCGACCCCAGGTCTTTACTATTTCACCTATTTGTACCATGCTGGAGGGGAGCATaggtcagagctgctgctctacAAGAACAACGAGATTGTTGCGAGGGCATCAGACCACAGTTCTAAGTGTGGTGACACCGCTGATAATGGAGGAAACGCAGTGGTCCTGCAGCTCATAGCAGGAGACAAGGTGTATGTGCGCATGTCTGCAAATACTCATATCTGGGCAGCTAATGACACTACCACCTTCAGTGGTTTTCTGATCaagatgtgttaa
- the LOC115058876 gene encoding E3 ubiquitin-protein ligase TRIM21-like, whose product MEYIYIQYIYIYFIFFLQKSPFCLIAKLKYYLILRNMASVLTEAQFRCSICLDIFNNPVSIPCGHNFCLKCIKRFWDSKPTPDCPLCKETFKTRPPLRINVGLKDITAGFKKIMKTNTLLKTNNRLTPRQKVLQSNISCDMCYDNKLAAVKSCLSCQLSYCEGHLMPHLKDQTLVMHSLTDPTTFTHLCRVHKKLLVWFCRDDQMPVCVKCIEEGHKHHRTVPIEKEGKKIKHQIMKSESEVKQMIQAITRKTEEIKISVELSKTEKEQEICSSAQVFTKVVSDIERNQALLVEEMQQKQEELERGADEFLEELKQEKQNLQTRYNQLHNLLVLEDPLHFLQSVSSLTAPQHNKEWSQFKLPSDIYIRTVRRTFSKLVEFCHGLENKLSAEELSKANKYAADITLDPVTAAGWLLLSPDGKKVSIGNQQRKVSVPADPRRFDSCVSVLGKQSFTSGRHYWVVQVGDKTDWDLGVAKESINRKGAITVRPDAGYWAICRRKGGCLSACAGPSVPLHLQETPQKVGIFLDYGEGWVSFYNTEAKTHIYTFSGCTFTEPLYPYFNPCVQDNGRNTAPLVICPVETVSPTDRVIL is encoded by the exons atggaatatatatatatacagtatatatatatatattttattttttttttacaaaagagcCCTTTTTGTTTAATAGCGAAGCTAAAATATTATCTTATACTGAG aAACATGGCCTCTGTCCTGACTGAGGCGCAGTTTCGGTGCAGCATCTGTCTGGATATCTTTAACAACCCCGTCTCCATCCCGTGCGGTCACAACTTTTGCTTGAAGTGCATCAAACGTTTCTGGGACAGCAAACCTACACCAGATTGTCCGCTCTGCAAAGAGACCTTCAAGACCCGTCCACCGCTGAGGATCAACGTGGGCTTGAAGGACATCACGGCAGGATTTAAAAA GATTATGAAGACCAATACATTACTGAAGACGAACAACAGACTTACGCCAAGACAAAAGGTTCTTCAGTCAAACATTTCCTGCGACATGTGCTACGACAACAAGTTGGCGGCGGTGAAGTCGTGCCTCAGCTGCCAGCTGTCTTACTGTGAAGGTCACCTGATGCCTCACCTGAAGGACCAAACGCTGGTGATGCACAGCCTGACGGATCCGACCACCTTCACTCACCTCTGCAGGGTCCACAAGAAGCTGCTGGTCTGGTTCTGCAGGGACGACcagatgcctgtgtgtgtcaaaTGCATCGAGGAGGGACATAAACACCATCGTACCGTCCCTATAGAGAAGGAGGGCAAGAAGATTAAG CATCAGATCATGAAATCTGAATCCGAGGTTAAACAGATGATCCAGGCCATAACTAGAAAGACTGAGGAAATCAAAATTTCAGTGGAGCTGAGCAAA acagagaaagagcaggagatATGCTCAAGTGCGCAGGTCTTCACAAAGGTGGTCAGCGACATCGAGAGGAACCAGGCtctgctggtggaggagatgCAGCAGAAGCAGGAGGAGTTGGAGAGGGGAGCGGACGAGTTTCTGGAAGAGCTGAAGCAAGAGAAGCAAAACCTGCAGACGAGATACAACCAGCTGCACAACCTGCTGGTCCTGGAGGACCCTCTTCACTTCCTGCAG AGCGTCTCCTCTCTGACGGCACCGCAGCACAACAAGGAATGGTCGCAGTTCAAACTCCCCTCGGACATCTACATCAGGACAGTGAGGAGGACTTTCTCCAAACTGGTGGAGTTCTGCCACGGGCTGGAGAACAAACTGTCTGCAGAGG AACTGAGCAAGGCCAATAAATATGCAG CGGACATAACGTTGGATCCTGTCACTGCTGCAGGTTGGCTGCTTCTGTCTCCAGATGGGAAAAAG GTGAGCATCGGCAACCAGCAGAGGAAGGTGTCGGTCCCCGCTGACCCCCGCAGGTTCGATTCCTGCGTCTCTGTTCTAGGGAAGCAAAGTTTCACTTCAGGGAGACACTACTGGGTAGTTCAG GTTGGGGATAAGACGGACTGGGATCTGGGCGTGGCCAAGGAGTCCATCAACAGGAAGGGGGCCATCACGGTGCGTCCTGACGCCGGCTACTGGGCCATCTGCAGGCGTAAAGGAGGCTGCCTGAGCGCCTGCGCCGGGCCCTCcgtccccctccacctccaggaGACCCCTCAGAAGGTGGGGATATTCCTGGACTACGGGGAAGGATGGGTGTCCTTCTACAACACCGAGGCAAAGACTCACATCTACACCTTCAGCGGGTGCACCTTCACCGAGCCCCTCTACCCGTACTTCAACCCCTGTGTTCAAGACAACGGGAGGAACACGGCGCCGCTGGTCATCTGTCCCGTGGAGACCGTGTCCCCTACAGACAGAGTAATCCTGTGA
- the LOC115058885 gene encoding macrophage mannose receptor 1 isoform X1: MSPVCHPTCSGTGRAALVILLLSAGLCSCRYHYDFVREPKNWGEAQRYCREKFADLALPNNREDMNRLIAAAKESRYAGQAWIGLHDKCNWVWSMARNGVPGEQNWKYRKWAKDAPNHTRRQKTLCVSFYGGSWSDQNCNSNLSFVCYDNSTELGLPAISAGRYFFINQNETWSRAENYCRTHHTGLTSVRNKSDNTLLHHVIPQGQTAWIGLTRNTWTQCLSHKLNFTYWLEGRPLIKTGRCAASLFDSTNKGRWKENGCATRLHFVCQSKKKTLFSIKLTTLKSTIDLNNPNVMEAIVNQMKTNITDEEVKKNVIFTWIKNPGKNIFHKKEDGP; the protein is encoded by the exons ATGTCACCAGTCTGCCATCCGACATGTTCAG GCACTGGAAGGGCCGCGCTCGTTATTCTCCTCCTCTCAG CAGGCTTGTGTTCTTGCCGTTATCATTACGACTTTGTTCGTGAACCGAAGAATTGGGGTGAAGCTCAAAGATACTGCAGGGAAAAGTTCGCCGACCTGGCCTTGCCAAACAACAGGGAGGACATGAACCGGCTGATTGCAGCTGCCAAGGAGAGTCGTTACGCAGGCCAAGCATGGATTGGCCTGCATGACAAGTGCAACTGGGTTTGGTCAATGGCCAGAAATGGCGTCCCCGGAGAACAAAACTGGAAATACAGGAAGTGGGCCAAAGATGCACCAAACCACACAAGACGACAGAAAACGCTGTGCGTCTCTTTCTATGGCGGTTCCTGGAGTGATCAAAACTGCAATTCAAACCTCAGCTTTGTCTGCTATGACAACTCAACCGAACTTG GCCTGCCAGCCATTTCTGCTGGCAGATATTTCTTTATAAATCAGAATGAGACATGGTCTCGTGCTGAGAACTACTGCAGAACGCACCACACTGGCCTGACCAGCGTGAGAAACAAGTCTGACAATACGCTGCTTCATCATGTGATACCACAAGGCCAGACGGCTTGGATCGGCCTGACCAGAAACACGTGGACACAATGCCTCAGTCACAAGCTCAATTTCACATACTGGCTAGAAGGACGGCCGCTGATTAAAACTGGGAGATGTGCTGCCAGTCTGTTTGATTCCACTAATAAAGGGAGGTGGAAGGAAAATGGCTGTGCAACCAGACTTCATTTCGTCTGCCAGAGCA AGAAGAAGACGTTATTTTCCATCAAGCTGACGACGCTCAAGTCCACAATCGACCTGaataacccaaacgtgatgGAAGCCATCGTGAATCAG atgaAGACAAATATTACAGATGAAGAggtgaagaaaaatgtcatATTTACTTGGATTAAAAACcctggaaaaaatattttccacaaaaaagaagatgggccttaa
- the LOC115058877 gene encoding E3 ubiquitin-protein ligase TRIM39-like produces the protein MASLHNMLPEKQFQCTICQQVFTDPVTTPCGHNFCRSCIQSVWDSSDVCSCPTCGKTFTPRPEMSINTAFKELAESFRKARCCSSALKVSVAQPGEVVCDVCAATSLQVKALKSCLVCLTSYCDAHLEPHQRVSTLKLHKLIEPVKNLQDRMCKKHERLLEMFCRDEQKCVCQFCTETEHKDHQAVTIEDESAERKVQIKKTEADFQQMIQDRQKKVEEIKSCLKLSTVSAEREMKDSDRLFASLIRFMEERRAEVNTDIREKQKAAELRAGELIEDLQQEITQLQARNTELEELRSTDDHFHLLQRLPSLTSPPPSREWLEIGVHPELCVGTVRRALSEVETALQNELDGLKKEEMKRMQKYAAEVVLDPDTAHPNLVLSADGKQVGRGELLHIVPDNPQRFDPVICVLGKRGYLSGRFYFQVAVGKKTFWDLGMVKESVNRKGMITSKPENGYWTVRLRNGNEYRALDSPSILLSVAEKPRTVGVFTDYEEGTVSFFNVENRSHIYTFTGCLFADRIFPFFSPGVCDEGKNTAPLVITAVNHEMPISQNKTISPDVKNFTSDQVLN, from the exons ATGGCATCGCTGCACAACATGCTACCAGAAAAGCAGTTCCAGTGCACCATCTGCCAGCAGGTGTTCACCGACCCGGTCACCACTCCCTGTGGACACAACTTCTGCCGAAGCTGCATCCAGAGTGTTTGGGACAGCAGCGATGTCTGCAGCTGCCCCACCTGTGGCAAAACATTCACCCCCCGGCCTGAAATGAGCATCAACACGGCCTTCAAGGAGCTGGCGGAGTCGTTTAGGAAGGCGAGATGTTGCTCCTCAGCTTTGAAGGTGTCTGTGGCCCAGCCAGGAGAGGTGGTGTGCGACGTGTGTGCCGCCACGTCCCTGCAGGTGAAGGCCCTGAAGTCCTGTCTGGTGTGTCTGACGTCGTACTGCGACGCCCACCTGGAGCCTCACCAGAGAGTCTCCACCCTGAAGCTGCACAAGCTGATCGAGCCCGTGAAGAACCTGCAGGACAGAATGTGCAAGAAGCACGAGAGGCTGCTGGAGATGTTCTGCAGGGACgagcagaagtgtgtgtgtcagttctGCACCGAGACCGAGCACAAAGACCATCAGGCTGTTACTATAGAGGACGAGAGTGCAGAGAGGAAG GTCCAAATTAAAAAGACTGAGGCTGATTTTCAGCAAATGATCCAGGACCGACAAAAGAAAGTAGAGGAGATCAAAAGCTGCCTGAAGCTCAGCACG GTGAGTGCAGAGCGGGAGATGAAGGACAGCGACCGTCTCTTTGCGTCTCTGATTCGCTTCATGGAGGAGCGACGGGCCGAAGTCAACACGGACATCAGGGAGAAGCAGAAAGCGGCGGAGCTGAGGGCCGGGGAGCTGATCGAAGATCTGCAGCAGGAGATCACCCAGCTTCAGGCCAGGAACAccgagctggaggagctgaggagcaCCGACGACCACTTTCACCTCCTACAG AGGCTGCCGTCTCTTACGTCACCCCCACCCAGCAGAGAGTGGCTGGAGATCGGCGTCCATCCTGAGCTCTGTGTGGGGACGGTGAGGAGAGCTTTGTCTGAAGTGGAGACCGCCCTGCAGAACGAGCTGGACGGCCTGAAGAAGGAAG agatgaagaggatgCAAAAATATGCAG CTGAAGTGGTGTTGGACCCGGACACCGCCCATCCAAACCTGGTCCTGTCAGCTGATGGGAAACAGGTGGGCCGTGGAGAGCTCCTACACATCGTCCCTGACAACCCCCAGCGCTTCGACCCCGTCATCTGCGTCCTCGGCAAGCGTGGCTACCTGTCCGGGAGGTTCTACTTCCAG GTTGCCGTGGGGAAGAAGACCTTCTGGGACTTGGGCATGGTCAAAGAGTCGGTCAACAGGAAGGGCATGATCACCTCCAAACCAGAGAACGGTTACTGGACGGTGCGTCTGAGGAACGGGAATGAGTATCGAGCTCTGgactctccctccatccttctctctgtgGCGGAGAAGCCGCGGACCGTCGGGGTGTTTACGGATTACGAGGAGGGGACGGTGTCCTTCTTTAACGTGGAGAACAGATCTCACATCTACACGTTTACCGGGTGTCTGTTTGCTGACAGGATCTTCCCCTTCTTCAGCCCAGGCGTTTGTGACGAAGGGAAGAACACAGCGCCGTTGGTCATCACGGCTGTCAACCACGAGATGCCCATTTCTCAAAACAAGACAATAAGCCCTGATGTGAAAAACTTTACATCAGATCAAGTATTGAATTGA
- the LOC115058885 gene encoding macrophage mannose receptor 1 isoform X2, whose translation MSPVCHPTCSGTGRAALVILLLSGLCSCRYHYDFVREPKNWGEAQRYCREKFADLALPNNREDMNRLIAAAKESRYAGQAWIGLHDKCNWVWSMARNGVPGEQNWKYRKWAKDAPNHTRRQKTLCVSFYGGSWSDQNCNSNLSFVCYDNSTELGLPAISAGRYFFINQNETWSRAENYCRTHHTGLTSVRNKSDNTLLHHVIPQGQTAWIGLTRNTWTQCLSHKLNFTYWLEGRPLIKTGRCAASLFDSTNKGRWKENGCATRLHFVCQSKKKTLFSIKLTTLKSTIDLNNPNVMEAIVNQMKTNITDEEVKKNVIFTWIKNPGKNIFHKKEDGP comes from the exons ATGTCACCAGTCTGCCATCCGACATGTTCAG GCACTGGAAGGGCCGCGCTCGTTATTCTCCTCCTCTCAG GCTTGTGTTCTTGCCGTTATCATTACGACTTTGTTCGTGAACCGAAGAATTGGGGTGAAGCTCAAAGATACTGCAGGGAAAAGTTCGCCGACCTGGCCTTGCCAAACAACAGGGAGGACATGAACCGGCTGATTGCAGCTGCCAAGGAGAGTCGTTACGCAGGCCAAGCATGGATTGGCCTGCATGACAAGTGCAACTGGGTTTGGTCAATGGCCAGAAATGGCGTCCCCGGAGAACAAAACTGGAAATACAGGAAGTGGGCCAAAGATGCACCAAACCACACAAGACGACAGAAAACGCTGTGCGTCTCTTTCTATGGCGGTTCCTGGAGTGATCAAAACTGCAATTCAAACCTCAGCTTTGTCTGCTATGACAACTCAACCGAACTTG GCCTGCCAGCCATTTCTGCTGGCAGATATTTCTTTATAAATCAGAATGAGACATGGTCTCGTGCTGAGAACTACTGCAGAACGCACCACACTGGCCTGACCAGCGTGAGAAACAAGTCTGACAATACGCTGCTTCATCATGTGATACCACAAGGCCAGACGGCTTGGATCGGCCTGACCAGAAACACGTGGACACAATGCCTCAGTCACAAGCTCAATTTCACATACTGGCTAGAAGGACGGCCGCTGATTAAAACTGGGAGATGTGCTGCCAGTCTGTTTGATTCCACTAATAAAGGGAGGTGGAAGGAAAATGGCTGTGCAACCAGACTTCATTTCGTCTGCCAGAGCA AGAAGAAGACGTTATTTTCCATCAAGCTGACGACGCTCAAGTCCACAATCGACCTGaataacccaaacgtgatgGAAGCCATCGTGAATCAG atgaAGACAAATATTACAGATGAAGAggtgaagaaaaatgtcatATTTACTTGGATTAAAAACcctggaaaaaatattttccacaaaaaagaagatgggccttaa
- the LOC115058878 gene encoding E3 ubiquitin-protein ligase TRIM39-like: MKMNRTVKADMSIQQVKPVISVLLEEQLRCCICLNVYSDPVSIPCGHSFCLDCIEGFWDTKDTPECPLCKDTFQNRPELRINRAFAEIIKLFERPPSPFSTQMENEDGNPGLSQLLASGTVPCDICHGNKSTAVKSCLVCQMSYCEIHLAPHLRDPALHRHRLAEPATFPASHLCRNHNVPLTMFCKKDQTPVCEKCVEKGHKTHNIVTMEKASKRVKSTLKATKADIQQMIQARLRKMEEIINSVDQSKKITEKEIQRSSQVCRALISSIQSHQAGLVEELQERQEAAQRKADGLLDELQQEITELQTRSSELQHLELTQNPLHLLQGFSSLPKLPSTKEWTEVEVHSHNCLGTVRRAVSKLVEVSQEVANKLSAEEAEKINQYAVDVTLDPKTASGWLVLSSDGKKVSCQSNKASLPYNPERFDSCVCVLGKQRFTSGRRYWVVQVGNKADWDLGVARGSINRKGTIVVRPDAGYWAICRRKGGSLAACCSPSTHIRLQETPQKVGIFLDYEEGSVSFYDTDNKIHIYTHSGCTFTEPLYPYFNPCVQDNGRNTAPLVICPVEH; this comes from the exons atgaagatgaacagGACAGTCAAGGCAGACATGTCAATTCAGCAAG TTAAACCTGTGATCTCGGTGCTTTTGGAGGAGCAGTTACGGTGCTGCATCTGTCTGAATGTCTACTCTGATCCTGTGTCCATCCCGTGTGGACACAGTTTCTGTCTCGACTGTATCGAGGGCTTCTGGGACACAAAGGACACGCCGGAGTGTCCACTCTGCAAAGATACCTTCCAAAACCGGCCAGAACTCCGGATAAACCGAGCTTTTGCTGAAAtcattaaattatttgaaag GCCTCCGTCGCCCTTTTCAACACAAATGGAGAATGAAGACGGGAATCCAGGCCTAAGCCAGCTGTTGGCCAGTGGGACGGTCCCCTGCGACATCTGCCACGGGAACAAGTCCACGGCTGTAAAGTCGTGCCTGGTGTGCCAGATGTCTTACTGTGAAATCCACCTGGCGCCTCACCTGCGGGACCCGGCCCTGCACAGACACCGTCTGGCAGAGCCGGCCACCTTCCCCGCCAGTCACCTCTGCCGGAACCACAACGTGCCGCTGACGATGTTCTGCAAGAAGGACCAGACGCCGGTGTGTGAGAAATGTGTGGAGAAGGGCCATAAAACCCACAATATCGTCACCATGGAGAAGGCAAGCAAGCGGGTCAAG TCCACTTTGAAGGCGACCAAGGCCGACATTCAACAGATGATCCAGGCCAGGCTGAGGAAAATGGAGGAGATCATAAACTCAGTGGACCAAAGCAAA AAAATCACAGAGAAGGAGATTCAGAGGAGCTCTCAGGTCTGCAGGGCGCTGATAAGCAGCATCCAGAGCCACCAGGCCGGGTTGGTGGAGGAGCTCCAGGAGAGGCAGGAGGCGGCCCAGCGGAAGGCGGACGGGCTGCTCGacgagctgcagcaggaaatcACTGAGCTGCAGACGAGGAGCAGCGAGCTGCAGCACCTGGAGCTCACCCAGAATCCTCTTCACCTCCTACAG gGATTCTCATCTCTACCTAAACTCCCGTCCACTAAAGAGTGGACCGAGGTCGAAGTTCACTCCCACAACTGTCTGGGAACGGTGAGGAGAGCCGTCTCTAAGCTGGTGGAAGTCTCTCAGGAAGTGGCTAACAAACTGTCTGCAGAAG AGGCAGAGAAGATAAATCAATATGCAG tggATGTGACTCTGGATCCGAAGACGGCTTCAGGCTGGCTGGTCCTGTCTTCAGACGGGAAGAAG GTGAGCTGCCAGAGCAACAAGGCCTCCCTCCCGTACAACCCTGAGCGGTTCGACTCCTGCGTCTGCGTTCTGGGGAAGCAACGTTTTACATCAGGAAGACGCTACTGGGTTGTTCAG GTTGGGAATAAAGCAGACTGGGATCTGGGCGTGGCCCGGGGATCCATCAACAGGAAGGGGACCATCGTGGTGCGTCCTGACGCCGGCTACTGGGCCATCTGCAGGCGCAAAGGAGGCAGCCTGGCCGCCTGCTGCAGCCCCTCCACCCACATCCGCCTCCAGGAGACCCCCCAGAAGGTGGGGATATTCCTGGACTATGAGGAAGGGTCGGTGTCCTTCTACGACACAGACAACAAGATTCACATTTACACTCACAGCGGGTGCACCTTCACCGAGCCCCTCTACCCGTACTTCAACCCCTGTGTTCAAGACAACGGGAGGAACACGGCGCCGCTGGTCATCTGTCCCGTGGAGCACTGA